A DNA window from Gigantopelta aegis isolate Gae_Host chromosome 4, Gae_host_genome, whole genome shotgun sequence contains the following coding sequences:
- the LOC121371873 gene encoding zinc transporter ZIP9-like translates to MDEVWTLILLSLAMLVGCYLAGVIPLAFTFSEEKLKLVTVLGAGLLVGTALAVIIPEGVHAMYTSGSEPHQHVHHDHKLGTRALLALEVHKDKPAVELAVESLAHGDHGDHGDHGDHGNDHHHSHDMSEEHSRIGISLVTGFIFMLLVDQIGGGHAHSSDDTDIESSQSIQNRNKLTVTVGLIVHAAADGVALGAAITLPEAHITYIVFLAIMLHKAPAAFGLVSFLLHASFDRARIRRHLLAFSMAAPAMAIVTFLCLSQQNKKQLLDMHMTGIAMLFSAGTFLYVATVHVLPEVSIHHSHHTAPNGTVVIREHKGFKKIELVALVLGSLLPVLLAMGHKH, encoded by the exons ATGGACGAAGTCTGGACCTTGATCTTACTGTCATTGGCAATGCTTGTCGGTTGTTACCTAGCAGGTGTAATTCCACTTGCCTTTACTTTCTCCGAG GAGAAACTAAAGCTGGTGACAGTGTTAGGAGCGGGTCTGCTTGTTGGTACAGCGTTAGCAGTGATCATTCCAGAGGGGGTTCATGCCATGTACACATCAGGCTCAG AGCCACATCAGCACGTTCACCATGATCACAAACTTGGTACCCGAGCTCTCCTGGCTCTAGAGGTACATAAAGACAAACCCGCCGTCGAGTTGGCCGTGGAGTCGCTGGCCCACGGTGACCATGGTGATCATGGTGACCATGGTGACCATGGCAATGATCATCATCACAGTCACGATATGTCAGAGGAACACTCGCGGATCGGGATCAGTCTGGTGACGGGATTCATCTTCATGTTGTTAGTCGACCAGATTGGCGGGGGCCACGCTCACTCGTCCGATGATACAG ATATAGAGAGTAGTCAGAGTATACAGAACCGGAACAAGCTAACAGTCACTGTCGGCCTCATAGTACATGCAGCAG CTGATGGGGTGGCTTTAGGAGCTGCTATCACTCTACCAGAAGCTCACATCACATATATTGTTTTCCTTGCAATTATGTTGCATAAA GCACCAGCAGCCTTTGGTCTGGTATCATTTTTACTTCATGCCAGTTTTGATCGAGCTAGGATACGTCGTCATCTACTGGCATTCTCAATGGCAGCTCCTGCCATGGCCATAGTCACCTTCCTTTGTTTAAGTcag caaAATAAGAAGCAGCTGTTGGACATGCACATGACCGGGATCGCCATGCTGTTCAGCGCGGGGACGTTTCTGTACGTGGCCACCGTGCACGTCCTGCCAGAAGTCTCCATACACCATTCCCATCACACCGCACCCAACGGCACGGTCGTTATCCGCGAACACAAGGGCTTTAAAAAGATTGAACTAGTTGCCCTCGTGCTTGGGTCACTATTGCCAGTTTTACTCGCGATGGGACACAAGCACTGA